The proteins below are encoded in one region of Tsuneonella sp. CC-YZS046:
- the mtnP gene encoding S-methyl-5'-thioadenosine phosphorylase: MKDQSWHIGVIGGSGLYEGAELEEAQQIAVRSPFGEPSGPVTLGTLGGVRFAFLPRHGVGHRLPPGRVNYRANVDVLKRCGVTDILSISAIGSLREELAPGHFVAVDQLIDRTEGRERSFFGEGLVAHVGLADPVCPRLSGLAADAAEAAGGTVHRGGCYIAIEGPQFSTRAESRMYRQWGADVIGMTAMPEARLAREAELPYAILAMVTDYDCWRESAETVEAAEVFAVMGRNAALARRTLLSLAEALPPVREPSPIDRALDGAFATAPDHRDGRLAAMLDAVAGRALGNGMK, encoded by the coding sequence ATGAAGGATCAGAGCTGGCATATCGGCGTGATCGGCGGGTCGGGCCTCTATGAAGGGGCCGAGCTCGAAGAGGCCCAGCAGATCGCCGTCCGCAGCCCGTTCGGCGAGCCGTCCGGCCCGGTCACGCTCGGCACGCTGGGGGGCGTTCGCTTCGCTTTCCTGCCCCGCCATGGGGTGGGCCATCGCCTGCCGCCGGGGCGCGTCAACTATCGCGCCAATGTGGATGTGCTCAAGCGCTGCGGAGTGACGGACATTCTCTCCATCTCCGCGATCGGCTCGCTGCGGGAGGAGCTGGCGCCGGGCCATTTCGTGGCCGTCGATCAGCTGATCGACCGGACCGAGGGGCGGGAGCGCAGCTTCTTCGGCGAAGGGCTGGTCGCCCATGTCGGCCTTGCCGATCCGGTCTGCCCGCGCCTTTCGGGCCTTGCCGCCGATGCCGCGGAAGCGGCCGGGGGCACGGTGCATCGGGGCGGGTGCTATATCGCCATCGAAGGCCCGCAATTCTCGACCCGGGCCGAAAGCCGGATGTATCGCCAATGGGGCGCGGATGTGATCGGGATGACGGCCATGCCGGAGGCGCGCCTCGCTCGCGAAGCGGAGCTTCCCTATGCGATCCTCGCGATGGTGACGGATTACGACTGCTGGCGGGAAAGCGCGGAAACGGTCGAGGCGGCGGAAGTGTTCGCGGTGATGGGCCGGAACGCGGCCCTCGCGCGGCGGACCTTGCTCAGCCTTGCCGAAGCCTTGCCCCCGGTGAGGGAGCCAAGCCCGATCGACCGGGCGCTGGACGGCGCCTTCGCCACCGCGCCGGACCATCGCGACGGGCGGCTTGCGGCCATGCTGGATGCGGTGGCCGGCCGCGCGCTCGGCAACGGGATGAAATGA
- a CDS encoding type II secretion system F family protein yields the protein MIETPAGPTLLGVDVVFVGSILAGMAALAVIFAIYTAVTVRDPMAKRVKSLNERREQLKAGIVTATVKKRASVVRKSETTDRLKLTLQKMKVLQDTQVKQAQQKLAQAGIRNKEWAFAVIFGRMILPIVFGLIGALVIYGSNTFPEWGGMKRFFAFAAVLIFFYKLPDILLQNQIAKRTDAIRKGLPDALDLLVICAEAGLTVDAAFNRVAKELGRAYPELGDEFALTAIELSFLTERKQAFDNLAYRVDLESVKGVVTTMIQTERYGTPLASALRVLSAEFRNERMMRAEEKAARLPAIMTVPLILFILPTLFIVILGPAACSIADAFADGPPKRG from the coding sequence ATGATCGAAACCCCGGCCGGACCCACGCTACTTGGCGTCGACGTCGTCTTCGTCGGCAGCATACTTGCCGGCATGGCCGCTCTGGCGGTGATCTTCGCGATCTACACGGCTGTGACCGTGCGCGATCCGATGGCCAAGCGCGTCAAATCCCTGAACGAACGGCGCGAGCAGCTGAAAGCCGGCATCGTCACGGCCACGGTGAAAAAGCGCGCCAGCGTGGTTCGCAAGAGCGAAACCACGGACAGGCTGAAGCTGACCCTGCAAAAGATGAAGGTGCTGCAGGACACGCAGGTCAAGCAGGCGCAGCAGAAGCTGGCCCAGGCCGGCATCCGCAACAAGGAGTGGGCCTTCGCGGTCATCTTCGGCCGCATGATCTTGCCCATCGTCTTCGGCCTGATCGGCGCACTGGTGATCTATGGGTCCAACACCTTTCCCGAATGGGGAGGCATGAAGCGGTTCTTCGCCTTCGCCGCCGTGCTGATCTTCTTCTACAAGCTACCGGATATTCTCCTGCAGAACCAGATAGCCAAGCGAACCGATGCGATCCGCAAGGGCCTGCCCGATGCGCTCGATCTCCTGGTCATCTGCGCGGAAGCGGGCCTGACGGTGGACGCCGCGTTCAATCGCGTGGCCAAGGAGCTGGGGCGCGCCTATCCCGAACTGGGGGATGAGTTCGCGCTTACCGCAATCGAGCTTTCCTTCCTGACCGAACGCAAGCAGGCCTTCGACAATCTGGCCTATCGTGTCGATCTGGAGTCGGTCAAAGGCGTGGTGACCACCATGATCCAGACCGAGCGCTACGGCACGCCGCTGGCCTCCGCGCTGCGGGTGCTGTCGGCGGAGTTCCGGAACGAGCGCATGATGCGGGCCGAAGAGAAGGCCGCGCGCCTGCCCGCGATCATGACGGTGCCGCTGATCCTGTTCATCCTGCCGACGCTGTTCATCGTGATCCTCGGCCCCGCGGCCTGTTCCATCGCGGACGCCTTCGCCGACGGACCGCCGAAGCGCGGCTGA
- a CDS encoding type II secretion system F family protein, giving the protein MSIIQPLIVLFGLISMMVLGYLAFAGPSLARESARRLQTLRDRHSENTKDKVEAQLRKAVAARKPKMHKIAGSASRMEALALRLHRTGKQWTIAQYFYATLGLILGFTVLIYLRTGVPLLALGVGVVLGAGIPHMVVNFFVKKRTNDFTAKFPDAIELLVRGLRSGLPVTETLSVVAQEVPGPVGEEFRAVVDRIKVGRTMEDALQETADRLNTPEFSFFCITLAIQRETGGNLAETLSNLADVLRKRSQMKLKIKAMSSESKASAYIVGSLPFIVFGLIWWVNPKYLADFFIDERLIVAGIGGMIWMGIGVFIMAKMVSFEI; this is encoded by the coding sequence ATGAGCATCATCCAGCCCCTGATTGTCCTGTTCGGGCTGATTTCCATGATGGTTCTCGGCTATCTCGCCTTTGCCGGGCCATCCCTGGCCCGTGAAAGCGCGCGACGCCTGCAGACCCTGCGCGACCGCCATTCCGAAAACACCAAGGACAAGGTCGAAGCGCAGCTGCGCAAGGCGGTCGCCGCCCGCAAGCCGAAGATGCACAAGATCGCCGGCTCCGCCTCCCGGATGGAGGCGCTGGCCCTGCGTCTGCATCGCACCGGCAAGCAATGGACGATCGCCCAATATTTCTACGCTACGCTCGGCCTGATCCTGGGTTTCACCGTCCTGATCTATCTGCGCACAGGCGTTCCGCTGCTTGCCCTCGGGGTCGGCGTGGTGCTCGGCGCGGGCATTCCGCACATGGTCGTCAACTTCTTCGTGAAGAAGCGGACCAACGATTTCACCGCCAAGTTCCCCGACGCGATCGAGCTGCTGGTCCGCGGCCTGCGCTCCGGCCTTCCGGTTACCGAAACCTTGTCGGTCGTCGCCCAGGAAGTGCCCGGCCCGGTGGGCGAGGAATTTCGCGCGGTGGTGGATCGGATCAAGGTCGGGCGCACGATGGAAGATGCGCTGCAGGAAACGGCGGACCGCCTCAACACCCCTGAATTCAGCTTCTTCTGCATCACGCTGGCTATCCAGCGCGAGACGGGCGGCAATCTTGCCGAAACGCTGTCCAACCTTGCCGATGTGCTGCGCAAGCGCTCGCAGATGAAGCTCAAAATCAAGGCGATGAGTTCAGAATCCAAGGCTTCCGCCTATATCGTCGGATCTCTCCCCTTCATCGTGTTCGGGCTGATCTGGTGGGTCAATCCCAAATACCTCGCCGACTTCTTCATCGACGAGCGTCTGATCGTGGCCGGGATCGGCGGCATGATCTGGATGGGGATCGGCGTGTTCATCATGGCCAAGATGGTCAGCTTCGAAATCTGA
- a CDS encoding pilus assembly protein CpaE gives MNAPWKANMPGNRDPFNAFVCDENTLDALRPVVIELGWPPEKCNKGGLRNAVQSLSISASPNILLVDLSESGDPLNDINGLAEVCEPGTVVIAIGQVNDVRLYRDLLASGIHDYLLKPLSPTALRDTLTQAQLVFSQPKALDGNAPKQHISTAVVGTRGGVGASTLATSLAWIFSSDYKRPTALFDLDVHFGTGALTLDLEPGRGLTDAIDNPSRIDSLFIERAMIRANDNLAILSAEAPINSPLMTDGAAFAQLEEEFRHAFEMTVIDLPRNMLINFPHLLADVNVVVLATELTLASARDSIRILSWLKANAPHAQPIVVANRVQTGVSEISKADFEGSIERKIDWMVPYDLKAAANAAKLGQTFVEANRSSKASAAIREIAGAVLGAGETAEAADPVKKVKPSLLGSLDLKALMNKKGNRKAPVEPAE, from the coding sequence ATGAACGCGCCTTGGAAAGCGAACATGCCGGGAAACCGGGACCCGTTCAACGCCTTCGTCTGCGACGAGAATACGCTTGACGCCTTGCGGCCGGTGGTGATCGAACTGGGCTGGCCGCCGGAGAAATGCAACAAGGGCGGGCTGCGCAACGCGGTCCAGTCCTTGTCGATCTCGGCAAGCCCGAACATCCTGCTGGTCGATCTTTCGGAAAGCGGAGATCCGCTGAACGACATCAACGGCCTCGCCGAAGTCTGCGAGCCGGGCACGGTGGTGATCGCCATCGGGCAGGTGAACGATGTGCGGCTGTATCGCGACCTTCTCGCCAGCGGCATCCACGATTATCTGCTCAAGCCGCTCTCACCGACTGCCCTGCGCGATACGCTGACCCAGGCCCAGCTGGTGTTCAGCCAGCCCAAGGCGCTCGACGGCAATGCTCCGAAGCAGCATATCTCGACCGCCGTCGTGGGCACGCGCGGCGGTGTCGGCGCATCCACGCTGGCCACCTCGCTCGCCTGGATATTCAGCAGCGATTACAAGCGGCCGACCGCTCTATTCGACCTCGACGTGCATTTCGGCACCGGCGCGCTCACGCTCGATCTGGAACCGGGCCGGGGGCTGACGGACGCTATCGACAATCCCAGCCGCATCGACAGCCTGTTCATCGAACGCGCCATGATCCGGGCGAATGACAATCTCGCGATCCTTTCGGCCGAAGCACCGATCAATTCGCCCTTGATGACCGATGGCGCCGCCTTCGCGCAGCTGGAAGAGGAATTCCGGCACGCCTTCGAAATGACGGTGATCGACCTGCCGCGCAATATGCTGATCAATTTCCCGCATCTGCTCGCGGATGTGAACGTGGTCGTTCTGGCAACGGAGTTGACGCTCGCTTCGGCGCGGGATTCGATCCGTATCCTGTCCTGGCTCAAGGCCAATGCTCCGCATGCCCAACCCATCGTGGTGGCCAATCGGGTGCAGACGGGCGTCAGCGAGATCAGCAAGGCCGATTTCGAAGGGTCGATCGAACGCAAGATCGACTGGATGGTCCCCTACGATCTCAAGGCCGCAGCCAACGCCGCGAAGCTGGGCCAAACCTTCGTCGAGGCGAACCGTTCCAGCAAGGCGAGCGCGGCGATCCGCGAAATTGCGGGCGCGGTCCTGGGCGCGGGCGAAACCGCCGAAGCGGCCGATCCGGTCAAGAAGGTGAAGCCTTCCCTGCTCGGCAGCCTCGATCTCAAGGCCCTGATGAACAAGAAGGGCAATCGCAAGGCCCCAGTGGAGCCGGCGGAATGA
- a CDS encoding CpaD family pilus assembly protein: MHNRANKPMAAAIALSLGFFMAGCSGSNAPIRGLESVHQPVVERTNYALDLHTGAGGLPVPEQRKLADWFEAMNLRYGDRISIDDPLGSTATREAVAAIAARHGLLVSDVAPVTEGYVDPGQARVVVTRSSASVPGCPDWSHRTASNLSNKSWSGYGCATNGNLAAMVADPEHLLKGAEGTGDTVVMSSSKAISSYRKQAPTGEAGLTANATSKGGN, translated from the coding sequence ATGCATAACCGCGCAAACAAGCCGATGGCTGCCGCCATCGCTCTCTCACTGGGCTTTTTCATGGCCGGTTGTTCCGGTTCGAACGCGCCGATCCGTGGGCTGGAAAGCGTTCATCAGCCGGTAGTGGAGCGGACCAATTACGCTCTCGACCTGCATACCGGCGCAGGCGGCCTGCCCGTTCCGGAACAGCGCAAGCTCGCTGACTGGTTCGAGGCGATGAATCTGCGCTATGGTGACCGCATATCGATCGACGATCCGCTCGGCAGCACCGCAACCCGCGAAGCCGTGGCAGCCATCGCGGCGCGTCATGGCCTGCTGGTGAGCGACGTCGCGCCGGTCACGGAAGGATATGTCGATCCCGGCCAGGCCCGGGTCGTGGTGACGCGTTCGTCCGCTTCCGTCCCCGGCTGCCCCGACTGGTCGCACCGCACCGCCAGCAATCTCTCGAACAAGAGCTGGTCCGGCTATGGTTGCGCGACCAACGGCAATCTGGCCGCGATGGTCGCCGATCCGGAGCATCTCCTGAAAGGCGCCGAAGGCACCGGCGATACCGTCGTGATGAGTTCGAGCAAGGCGATCTCGAGCTATCGCAAGCAAGCGCCGACCGGAGAGGCCGGCCTGACAGCAAACGCCACCAGCAAGGGGGGCAACTAA
- a CDS encoding type II and III secretion system protein family protein yields the protein MKRLTVSMLTVACAALPLGTLPAGTAAAQSVNLAARTIDISIGRGQLVTVPDRMADIFVANDAIADVQVKSAKQLYIFGKAGGITTVYASNSAGDVIWSADIRVGSNIDTIDQMLALAMPEAKIGVATMSNNTILLTGTVAAPEDAAEAERLVSAFVGEGTNVISRLRMATPLQVNLRVRFAEVSRSLVRALGANLNTFDGTNGFKFGIAQGREGFLPQWTIGGGLFTGGTESSDGTSFVTQNSPGTTISGFGKLLGLDLAGALDLAERNGLVTTLSQPNLTALSGETADFLAGGEFPIPISQGLGTTAIEYKKFGVSLAYTPIVLANGRISIRVRPEVSELSSQGAVTLGGFQVPALTVRRAETTVELGSGQSFMIAGLMSNNSQNTIDKTPGVGDLPILGNLFKSTEFRRGQSELVIVVTPYLVNPVDDRDIKLPTDGFRAPTALEQFLGNLETNGENGATRPAPSAAPSPAAGPQVGAALPYTDDSKRGRKKKGQAAATPEPGFSLK from the coding sequence ATGAAACGCCTGACTGTCTCCATGCTGACCGTGGCTTGCGCCGCGTTGCCGCTGGGCACCCTGCCCGCCGGCACCGCTGCGGCGCAATCGGTCAACCTGGCTGCGCGGACCATCGACATCTCGATCGGCCGGGGCCAGCTCGTCACCGTACCGGATCGCATGGCGGACATCTTCGTCGCCAATGATGCGATCGCCGATGTCCAGGTGAAATCCGCAAAGCAGCTCTACATCTTCGGCAAGGCGGGGGGGATAACCACCGTCTATGCCAGCAATTCCGCCGGCGACGTGATCTGGTCCGCGGATATCCGGGTCGGTTCCAACATCGACACCATCGACCAGATGCTCGCGTTGGCCATGCCCGAGGCGAAGATCGGCGTCGCGACGATGAGCAACAACACCATCCTGCTCACCGGGACCGTCGCCGCGCCCGAGGACGCGGCCGAGGCCGAGCGGCTGGTCAGCGCGTTCGTGGGCGAAGGCACCAATGTAATCAGCCGCCTGAGGATGGCGACGCCGCTGCAGGTCAACCTGCGTGTCCGTTTCGCCGAGGTCAGCCGCTCGCTGGTCCGCGCATTGGGCGCCAACCTCAATACTTTCGACGGAACCAACGGCTTCAAGTTCGGCATTGCCCAGGGGCGTGAAGGCTTCCTTCCGCAATGGACGATTGGCGGCGGCCTCTTCACCGGCGGCACCGAAAGCTCCGATGGCACCTCCTTCGTAACGCAGAACAGCCCTGGCACCACCATTTCCGGGTTCGGCAAGCTGCTCGGCCTGGATCTTGCGGGCGCGCTCGACCTTGCCGAACGCAATGGCTTGGTCACGACATTGTCCCAGCCCAATCTGACCGCCCTTTCGGGCGAAACCGCGGACTTCCTCGCGGGCGGCGAATTTCCCATCCCGATCAGCCAGGGCCTCGGCACGACGGCGATCGAATACAAGAAATTCGGCGTGAGCCTGGCCTACACGCCAATCGTGCTTGCCAATGGCCGCATCTCGATCCGGGTTCGCCCGGAAGTGTCCGAATTGTCGAGCCAGGGCGCCGTCACGCTGGGCGGCTTTCAGGTTCCGGCTCTCACCGTCCGCCGGGCGGAAACCACCGTGGAACTCGGCTCCGGGCAGAGTTTCATGATTGCCGGCCTGATGAGCAACAATTCCCAGAACACGATCGACAAGACACCCGGTGTCGGCGACCTGCCGATCCTCGGCAATCTCTTCAAATCGACCGAATTCCGCAGGGGCCAGAGCGAACTGGTGATCGTGGTGACGCCGTATCTGGTCAACCCGGTGGACGACAGGGACATCAAGCTGCCGACGGACGGCTTCCGTGCTCCGACAGCGCTCGAGCAGTTCCTCGGCAATCTGGAAACCAACGGCGAGAACGGAGCTACCCGGCCAGCGCCGAGCGCAGCGCCCAGCCCCGCCGCCGGGCCGCAAGTGGGCGCCGCCCTGCCCTATACGGATGACTCCAAGCGCGGCCGCAAGAAAAAGGGCCAGGCCGCGGCAACTCCCGAACCCGGCTTCAGCCTCAAGTGA
- the cpaB gene encoding Flp pilus assembly protein CpaB — MDRKKLILLLGALIVAIGTAMAARSMLAGSPAPKVQAAAEVPQGPKILVAQRALPVGTIITADSVSYQLWPKELVTDAYFIDGEADMSKLLGTVVRNPISAGEPVTRGSLVSPGDRGFLAAALGPGMRAVTVPVSAKTGVAGFVFPGDRVDLVLTQTVKGDEGAALKASETILRNIRVLATDQSTESETVDGKTVVRAFRTVTLEVTPKIAEKVAVAQTIGTLSLSLRSIADNQSELEKAIAAGDVDVPEGATPAEEERLLRAAMSRPADSGGTFVTGGDVSRFQRRSMPAVDSRPSSAGSMNIVPASATPQVQTGPVVRVTRGKDTTTVPVGGK, encoded by the coding sequence ATGGACAGGAAGAAGCTGATTTTGCTGCTGGGAGCGCTGATCGTCGCGATCGGCACGGCCATGGCCGCCCGGAGCATGCTTGCCGGGTCGCCCGCGCCGAAGGTGCAGGCCGCTGCGGAAGTTCCGCAAGGCCCCAAGATCCTGGTCGCGCAGAGGGCGCTTCCCGTGGGCACCATCATCACGGCCGATTCCGTCAGCTATCAGCTCTGGCCCAAGGAACTGGTGACCGACGCCTACTTCATCGACGGCGAAGCGGATATGAGCAAGCTGCTCGGCACCGTGGTGCGCAACCCGATCTCCGCCGGCGAGCCGGTAACGCGCGGCTCCCTGGTCAGCCCTGGCGACCGGGGCTTCCTGGCCGCCGCCCTCGGGCCGGGCATGCGCGCCGTGACCGTTCCGGTTTCCGCCAAGACCGGCGTGGCCGGCTTCGTCTTTCCCGGCGACCGGGTCGACCTCGTGCTGACCCAGACGGTCAAGGGTGACGAAGGCGCGGCGCTGAAGGCCTCGGAAACGATCCTGCGCAACATCCGCGTGCTTGCCACCGACCAGTCGACCGAAAGCGAGACGGTGGACGGCAAGACCGTGGTCCGCGCATTCCGCACCGTCACTCTCGAGGTGACGCCGAAAATCGCCGAGAAGGTGGCGGTGGCTCAGACCATCGGCACGCTCAGCCTGTCGCTCCGTTCCATCGCGGATAACCAGTCCGAACTGGAAAAGGCCATCGCGGCCGGGGACGTGGATGTCCCTGAAGGCGCCACGCCCGCCGAGGAAGAACGCCTGTTGCGCGCGGCCATGAGCCGCCCGGCCGACAGCGGCGGAACCTTCGTGACCGGCGGCGACGTCTCGCGCTTCCAGCGCCGTTCGATGCCCGCGGTCGACTCCAGGCCTTCGTCCGCAGGCTCGATGAACATTGTTCCGGCCAGCGCGACTCCGCAGGTCCAGACGGGGCCGGTGGTGCGCGTCACTCGCGGCAAGGACACGACGACCGTTCCTGTGGGGGGGAAGTGA
- a CDS encoding A24 family peptidase, producing MQSGFFHYFLLAALAGALLLAAFTDLRRRQIDNWLNAAIALSAPLFWWSCGLSLWPDIALQLGIAFAAFAILAALFAVGAMGGGDVKLLAALALWIKPEWFLQLLLVMALAGGVLTLVLGAWHVMRRQRHKLAIPYGVAIAIGGLWVLGFHYLPNAAQSLQLAG from the coding sequence ATGCAAAGCGGTTTTTTCCACTATTTTCTGCTCGCGGCACTGGCGGGCGCGCTTCTGCTGGCCGCCTTCACGGATTTGCGGCGGCGGCAGATCGACAATTGGCTGAATGCCGCAATCGCCCTTTCCGCGCCCCTGTTCTGGTGGTCCTGCGGGCTATCGCTCTGGCCTGACATCGCGCTCCAGCTCGGCATTGCGTTCGCCGCATTCGCCATTCTCGCCGCCTTGTTCGCCGTGGGGGCGATGGGCGGCGGCGATGTGAAGCTTCTCGCCGCGCTCGCTCTATGGATCAAACCGGAATGGTTCCTCCAATTGCTCCTGGTGATGGCCTTGGCCGGGGGTGTGCTGACGCTCGTGCTGGGGGCATGGCACGTCATGCGGCGGCAGCGCCACAAGCTGGCCATCCCATATGGGGTGGCCATCGCCATCGGCGGACTGTGGGTGCTTGGGTTCCATTACCTGCCGAATGCGGCGCAATCCCTGCAACTCGCTGGGTGA
- a CDS encoding alpha/beta hydrolase, producing the protein MEGHWVAADGQAIRRIDWPAGEGAAKGSLLFLPGRGDAYEKYLETLDHWASRGWRVTSLDWRGQAGSGRLGRDPVTGHIDDFATWVADLRSFWESWSAQGPGPCILAGHSMGGHLALRAVAERAVNPDALILIAPMLGIASQRLPMGLLHGVARLMAALGDPRRPAWRWSEKPGQVPEGRIDLLTHDSERYADELWWRDARPELAMGPGSWGWVERAYASMRGLARDGVLETVKIPVLILATQVDRLVDTGAIKRAAHRLPDCELVLFGEEARHEILREGDPARDRALDAIDQFLEKAAFAARSPA; encoded by the coding sequence GTGGAAGGGCATTGGGTTGCCGCTGACGGGCAGGCGATCCGCCGGATAGACTGGCCGGCGGGCGAGGGCGCGGCCAAGGGCTCGCTCCTGTTCCTGCCGGGGCGGGGCGATGCCTATGAGAAATATCTCGAAACGCTCGACCACTGGGCGTCGCGGGGATGGCGGGTCACGTCCCTGGACTGGCGCGGCCAGGCCGGTTCCGGGCGGCTGGGGCGCGATCCGGTGACCGGGCATATAGACGATTTCGCGACATGGGTCGCCGATCTGCGCTCGTTCTGGGAAAGCTGGTCGGCGCAAGGCCCGGGGCCTTGCATATTGGCGGGCCACTCGATGGGCGGGCATCTTGCCTTGCGCGCGGTGGCGGAACGGGCGGTAAATCCGGACGCCCTGATCCTGATCGCTCCCATGCTGGGTATTGCCAGCCAGAGATTGCCGATGGGCTTGCTGCATGGCGTGGCGCGGCTGATGGCGGCACTGGGCGACCCGCGTCGCCCGGCCTGGCGGTGGAGCGAGAAGCCGGGGCAGGTGCCGGAAGGGCGCATCGACCTGCTGACGCATGACAGCGAACGCTATGCCGATGAACTTTGGTGGCGCGACGCGCGGCCGGAACTCGCGATGGGGCCGGGAAGCTGGGGCTGGGTGGAGCGTGCCTATGCCTCGATGCGGGGGCTGGCCCGTGACGGCGTCCTGGAAACAGTCAAGATACCGGTGCTGATCCTTGCAACGCAGGTGGACCGGCTGGTGGACACAGGGGCGATCAAGCGCGCCGCGCATCGACTGCCCGATTGCGAGTTGGTTCTGTTCGGGGAAGAAGCTCGCCATGAAATCCTGAGGGAAGGCGATCCGGCCCGCGACCGGGCGCTGGATGCTATCGACCAGTTTCTTGAAAAGGCCGCATTTGCCGCAAGGAGCCCTGCGTGA